ACCTCATATGGCCACATTCTTAGGTCGTCACACGACAAGCACTTTCCTTCCTTAAACTTGAGTTCAAGTCATATTAGGTGTCATTTTctcattcaagtgtaaaaagaagccaaCTTTGATacacaaaatgacaaaaatatcaatacaacATGGAGGTTGAAGATCATGTttagttgtttttaaatgtatttcaataaTTAAGCTTTGAAAACACATTGTCCACTCTAAAACAAatcttaaaaatacattttagagtgatttttttatagtgtttttattactctgggcattaaaacaaatcttaaaaatacattttagtacctaGCGTAGTAAAAAGGCTAAAATCTTGGAAAAATATTAATACCCAGAgtattaaaaacacaaaaatctTGAAAAAAATTACACCCTGAGTActaaaaacactaaaataatcactggaaatgttatttttaagatttgttttaatacacagagtaaaaaaaacactaaaatcttgttgaaaaaaaatacccagtgtaacaaaaacacacacaaaaaaatcactcTAAAAAGTATTTTTCAGATTTGTTTTAATGCCCAGAGTAATTAAACActaaaatcttgaaaaaaaaaattaccagagtaataaaaacacttaaaaaaaaacactgtaaaatgtatttttaagatttgttttaatacccagagtaataaaaacactaaaatcttgaataaaaaaaaataaaaaataccgaAAGTAataaaaagactaaaaaaaaaataaaaaaatcactctAAAATGTATTTTCAAGATTTGTTTTAATACCCAGagtaataaaaacactaaaaaagtATATAATAACTacaacaaagacttcattttggAAATAAGCGAGCTTACCTCATATGGCCACATTCTTAGGTCGTCACACTTGAGTTCAAGTCATTTTAGGTGTCATTTTctcattcaagtgtaaaaagaagccaaCTTTGATacacaaaatgacaaaaatatcaataaaacatgGAGGCTGAGGATCCCTTTGCCACATTTTGCCAAAGACGTAGAAATAACAGGACGTGGTGTCAAGTATCTAGTGAGCATATACATTCTTTTGACGTTTTATTCTTGTCTGTACAACGTGATACATAAGACACAGAACCaactaaaacattagcaaagagaatttaaaaaaaaaaaagggcacaaTACAAAGTAGCGTTGAATATTTAAGTCCGTACAGTTCGATGGCCACGAGCCCTTCACTTCTTCAAAAAGGGTTACCGGCAAAccgtaggtttttttttttttttttacaatctccGCCGCTGCCAAACACGTAAACAATCAGAGCTGAACGACCGCGAGAGGGAACGCGTGGGAATAAAAAAGGCAAACGCGTGTTAAATCATCGACTTCACATCTGAAACaacacgacgacgacgacgacggatGTTAACTTCAAATGCAGCGAGAAAGGCCAAATTTCATTTttcaagcagttttttttttctttttttaaagtgtGACGGTAAAAAGGCAAgagaaaaacaataataaataaaaagagaatggcACAGAAGAGAACAAGTGGCGGAATATTCACAGCGCGGTGGCGTGACGGGAGTCGCCGTGGACAACGGGAGCAGAAAGTAAAGGAGGAGGATTATTGGGAGTCAATATAGTATTTGTATTTACAAGATGTACACGAGTGAGGCATCTGGGAAGAAGCTCAGACAGGATGAGATGAAGTGAGGAGGAAAGTAGTGTTCTCACCTTCATCTTCTTCTTGAAGGGCTGAAAGGAACAATCGATGACGTAATGCACTCAGCGTCTTCACCGTCAGTCGCACGCTGCTCGGCAACAATGTCGTCCTTCCTTTAAGGCGGCGGTAGTTTTTTCTCTCCTCCCTCCCTGGGATAAGGAGTTAAAGGATCTCCTCCACGCCGTGCGCGAAGATCATGACCAGGCCGGGCTCCAGGATCATGTCCTCGCCCATGTGCTGGTTCTCGCACGCCATCACCACCACCGCCTGCTTGCCCGGGATGCGCTTGGCCACGTAGTTCTCGTAGTAGCGGCGGTTCATCTGCCGCGTCTCCAGCGTGGCCAGGCCCTGCGGCCAGTTGCGCTCGTGGGCGTTCTCGATCAGGTCGTTGACGATGGAGAGCGGGCAGCCGCTGTCCTTTAGCGAGCGCTTGATGACGGCCTGCAGCACGGCGTCCGGGGTGGAGATCATGCCGCCCCAGCGGGTCACCCTGGCGGGCTGCATGGAGTTCACCCACCTGGACGACAAGGGGTGGAGTCAAGGGGAGCGCTTTGAGGCGTTTTACGGAAAAAATGCTCATTTTGGGACAGCAGTCTTGTCTTTTGACATAAATGCTTCGTAGTTTTATTCTCATGTTAGTCCTCTAAATTCATCTACAGCACttctacacacacaaaaataccccataataccaatatttttccatatatgtTTCAATGAGTGCAGTAGAAAGAACAATGTCTTAGaagtttattttgataaaatacatattttaagaaaaaacgaAACAAATAgcatactatttaaaaaaaaatatatatatatatttgatgtaaTAATCAAAACCGAggtaaaaatgttgtattttaatttttaaaaaatgtaaaatttacatGTTTCAATGAGTCAAGTAGAAAGAACAAAGTCTTAGaagtttattttgataaaatacatattttaagaaaaaacgaAACAAatagcatacattttttttttgaagacaaaatatttgatctaGTAATCATAACCTAGGTAAAAATGttgcgtttttatttttttttaaattaaaaattacaTGTTTCAATGAGTCAAGTAAAAAGAACAATGTGTTAGAAGATTGTTTTGATAAAATACATATTCtaagaaaaaactaaacaaataacatttttttaaaaaagatacaGTTTTTGATGTAATATCATAACCTAGGTAaagattttgtttgtgttttcatttaaaaacaaacatttaaaatgcATGTTTCAATGAGTCTAGTAGAAAGAACAATGTGTTAGaagtttattttgataaaatacatattttaagaaaaaacaaaacaaatagcatactatttttttttttgaagacaaaatatttgatgtagtAATCATAACCTAggtaaaaatgttgtgtttttattttttttttaattaaaaattataTGTTTCAATGAGTCAAGTAAAAAGAACAATGTGTTAGAAGATTGTTTTGATAAAATACATATTCtaagaaaaaactaaacaaataacatttaaaaaaaaaagatacagttTTTGATGTAATATCATAACCTAGGTAaagattttgtttgtgttttcatttaaaaacaaacatttaaaatgcATGTTTCAATGAGTCTAGTAGAAAGAACAATGTGTTAGaagtttattttgataaaatacatattttaagaaaaaacaaaacaaatagcatactattttttttttttgaagacaaaatatttgatgtagtAATCATAACCTAggtaaaaatgttgtgtttttattttttttttaattaaaaattataTGTTTCAATGAGTCCAGTGGAAAGAACAATGTCTGAGaagtttattttgataaaatacatattttaagaaaaaacaaaacaaataggatactatttaaaaaaatatatgtatatttgatgTATTCATCAAAACCGGGGTAaagattttgtttgtattttaattttaaaaaaatgtaaaattgacATGCTTCAATGAGTCCAGTAGAAAGAACAAAATCTTAGaagtttattttgataaaatacatattttaagaaaaaacaaaacaaatagcatacaatttttttttaaaagataaaaTATTTGATGTAGTAATCATAACCTaggtaaaaatgttgtttttatttaaaaaaaaaattaaaattatgttTCAATGAGTCCAGTAGAAAGAACAATGTGTTAGAAGTATATTttgataaaatacatattttaagaaaaaaatgaaacaaatagcatactattttaaaaaatatatatatatatatttgatgaaaTAATCATAACCGAGGTAAAAATTCTGcttgtatttaaatatttaaaaaatgtaaaattgacATGTTTCAAGGAGTCCAGTAGAAAGAACCAAATCTTAGaagtttattttgataaaatacatattttaagaaaaaacgaAACAAATAGcgtactatttaaaaaaaaaaaaatatatatatatatatatatatttgatataatAATCAAAACCGAGGTAaaaattttgtattttaatttttaaaaaatgtaaaattgacATGTTTCAATATGTCCAGTAGAAAGAATAAAGTCTTAGaagtttattttgataaaatacatattttaagaaaaaacaaaacaaatagcatacaattttttttaaaaagataaaaTATTTGATGTAGTAATCATAACCTAggtaaaaatgttgtgtttttatttttttaaaaattgaaaattaTATGTTTCAATGAGTCCAGTAgaaagaacaatttgttagaagTTTATTTTGATAGAAAAAATATTCTAAGAAAAAACGAaacaaatgaattttttttttttaaagatacaaCATTTGATGTAATATCATAACCCAGGTAaagattttgtttgtgttttcatttaaaaacaaacatttaaaatgcATGTTTCAATGAATCTAGTAAAAAGAAGAATGTGTCAGAAGTTTATCTTGAtcaaatacatattaaaaaaaacccCGAAACAAATAgcataccattaaaaaaaaaaagataaaatatttgATGTAATAATCATAACCTATGTAaagattttgtttgtgttttaatttttaaaacaatttaaaaaggaCATGTTTCAATGAGTCCAGTAGAGTTGACAACAAGTgaacctaaatatttaaatattcatTCATCAAAACGTCAAGTGGAGCGCTTTGAGGAATTTTCCGGAAAAAGTGTTCATTTTGGGACAGTAGTTTGAAATTGGTCTTGTCTTTTGACATAAATGCCTCTTAGTTTTACTCTCATGTTAGTCCTCTAAATTAATCTACAgcgcttctacacacacacaaataccccataatgacaatttttttctatatatGTTTCAATGAGTCCAGTGGAAAGAACAATGTCTTAGAAGTTTGTTttgataaaatacatattttaagaaaaaaacaaaacaaatagcatactatttaaaaaatatatatatttgatgtatTAAAATGCATGTTTCAATGAGTCTAGTAGAAAGACCAATGTGTTAGAAGTTTATTTTGACACTGTATACAAATATGAATGATTGTCAGACACTGTATACAAATATCATGCATGATTGTCATACTGTAAACAAATATCATGCATGATTGTCAGATACTGTATACAAATATCATGCATGATTGTCAGACACTGTATACAAATATCATGCATGATTGTCAGACACTGTATACAAATATCATGCATGATTGTCAGATACTGTATACAAATATCATGCAGGATTTTCATACTGTATACAAATATCATGCATGATTGTCAGATACTGTATACAAATATCATGCATGATTGTCAGATACTGTATACAAATATCATGCATGACTGTCATACTGTATACAAATATCATGCATGATTGTCAGATACTGTATACAAATATCATGCATGATTGTCAGATACTGTAAACAAATATCATGCATGATTGTCATACTGTATACAAATATCATGCATGATTGTAAGATACTGTATACAAATATCATGCATGATTGTCACACTGTATACAAATATCATGCATGATTGTCAGATACTGTATACAAATATCATGCATGATTGTCATACTGTATACAAATATCATGCATGAGTGTCAGATACTGTATACAAATATCATGCATGATTGTCAGATACTGTATAAAAATATCATGCATGATTGTCATACTGTATACAAATATCATGCATGATTGTCAGACACTGTGTACAAATATCATGCATGATTGTCAGATACTGTATACAAATATCATGCATGATTGTCATACTATATACAAATATCATGCATGATTGTCAGATACTGTATACAAATATCATGCATGATTGTCAGACACTGTGTACAAATATCATGCATGATTGTCAGATACTGTATACAAATATCATGCATGATTGTCATACTGTATACAAATATCATGCATGATTGTCAGACACTGTGTACAAATATCATGCATGATTGTCAGATACTGTATACAAATATCATGCATGATTGTCATACTATATACAAATATCATGCATGATTGTCAGATACTGTATACAAATATCATGAATGATTGTCAGATACTGTATACAAATATCATGCATGATTGTCAGACACTGTATACAAATATCATGCATGATTGTCAGACACTGTATACAAATATCATGCATGATTGTCAGACACTGTATACAAATATCATGCATGATTGTCATACTGTATACAAATATCACGCATAGGGATGATACACGAAACCGtttttcccggttgttcgataagaaaagaaccgagtcctcggactcgaacccctttttgataaccggtacccgttctcgagaccactatagtaaagaaaaagagttggttctttattcaaatccgtcccgaccagaaatgctctgtgagacatcacaagaaaggacgtcacgtagctcagtcgttaggcgcagatagcgaaagcacgaaaacaacggacgggaaaaagtgctccaaggtgtaataaagttcaaaacaaaagacataatccaatgaataactttactgagagatttgagcagggtacaaacacatgaccaacacttttaccaccaaccggaaacatagcaaccaggctagcaacgcaccccctttacggcagctgtcgcaacCTTCCTAAAGCAACCGcagcacacacatacatatatatatatatatatatacacaacatatccccctttttaacttttgtttttctttccttgtaaacaaagcaaaatctcactgtatatgtgttgtctgtctaattataaataatgcagacgaggcatgttggctgagttcttgacgtttactggcgggtgacgacatgcaacaacacttttcagggctaccgcgcatgctcgtcactcccgttgcatgctgggtagtgtagttgctatattccctagctcataaagaaataatgttaactcaataaagtgtatttctttttttagctttaacttttcatattttagcattgtaaccacatttgcaaacaacttttctcttcatagaattttctttcaataaagaaataaagtgcaaaaatgtgtgcaaaaacaacactatattattatttatacacctatagtgatcacagagacaaggtgtttttgtgttactgtatatatttgtttttcagaaaaatcccacttaatatactttgggtaacaacagtcaatatttattttattttttaggggggtaacagtcaatatttattagattttatgtttttcttatataataaaagtgagcttttgttaaaccaaatatatatatttttttccaagtacAACATCCTATCtggaatcgataaggaatcggttcgataagaggattcgataataggaTTCGATAGTAGGGtcaaactcgataatttcttatcaaacattaTCCCTAATCATGCATGATTGTCATACTGTAAACAAATATCATGCATGACTGTCATACTGTATACAAATATCATAAATGATTGTCAGATATTGTTTATAAATATCACGCATGATTGTCATACTGTATACAAACATCATGCATGATTgtcatactgtatataaatatcaTGCATTAGTGTCAGATATTGTTTATAAATATCATGCATGATTGTCAGATATTGTTTATAAATATCATGGATAATTGTCATACTGTATACTAATATCATGCATGATTGTCATACTGTATACAAATATCATGCATGATTGTCAGATATTGTTTATAAATATCATGCATGATTgtcatactgtatataaatatcaTGCATTAGTGTcagatattttttataaatatcatGCATGATTGTCAGATATTGTTTATAAATATCATGCATAATTGTCATACTGTATACAAATATCATGCATGATTGTCAGATATTGTTTATAAATATCATGCATGATTGTCATACTGTATACAAATATCATGCATGATTGTCAGATATTGTTTATAAATATCATGCATGATTGTCATACTGTATACAAATATCATGCATGATTgtcatactgtatataaatatcaTGCATTAGTGTcagatattttttataaatatcatGCATGATTGTCAGACACTGTCTACAAATATCATGCATGATTGTCAGATATTGTTTATAAATATCATGCATGATTGTCAGATATTGTTCATAAATATCATGCATGATTATCATACTGTATACAAATATCATGCATGATTGTCAGATATTGTTCATAAATATCATGCATGATTgtcatactgtatataaatatcaTGCATTAGTGTcagatattttttataaatatcatGCATGATTGTCAGACACTGTATACAAATATCATGCATGATTGTCAGATATTGTTTATAAATATCATGCATGATTGTCAGACTGTATACAAATATCATGCATGATTGTCAGACTGTATATAAATATCATGCATTAGTGTcagatattttttataaatatcaaGCATGATTGTCAGACACTGTATACAAATATCATGCATGATTGTCATACTGTATACAAATATCATGCATGATTGTCAGATATTGTTTATAAATATCATGCATGATTGTCATACTGTATACAAATATCATGCATGATTGTCATACTGTATACAAATATCATGCATGATTGTCAGATACTGTATACAAATATCATGCATGATTGTCATACTGTATACAAATATAATGCATGATTGTCAGAAATTGTTTATAATATCATGCATGATTGTCAGATATTGTTTATAAATATCATGCATGATTGGCAGATATTGTTCATAAATATCATGCATGATTGTCAGATATTGTTCATAAATATCATGCATGATTGTCAGATATTGTTCATAAATATCATGCATGATTGTCAGATATTGTTCATAAATATCATGCATGATTGTCAGACACTGTGTACAAATATCACGCGGGAGCACAGGAGAAGACTTACTCCAAGATCTCGTTGTACTCGATGGTCTCCTCCAGGTTCTGCAGGTTGGGGTTAGCGCTGCGGATGGCGCGCATGTACGCCTTGAGCAGCTGAATGTCCCGTTTCTGGAGTGTGAGAGCGCCACAGTGAGTCCAAAGGAGCTCGCCACACCCTCCTTTTATTAAAAAGGTCCGAGCAGGAGAACTTTTATTTTTGAAGAGACAAGTGTGTCCTTACTTGCTCGCCCAGCTGGTGTTTATGTTCCACCACAGTCTT
The DNA window shown above is from Nerophis ophidion isolate RoL-2023_Sa linkage group LG06, RoL_Noph_v1.0, whole genome shotgun sequence and carries:
- the rnf41 gene encoding E3 ubiquitin-protein ligase NRDP1, which codes for MGYDVTRFQGEVDEDLLCPICSGVLEEPVQAPHCEHAFCNACITQWFAQQQICPVDRTVVTLAHLRPVPRIMRNMLSKLQINCDNATFGCTATLRLDQLQSHLKDCEHNPKRPVKCEGCGLEMPKDEQPNHNCIKHLRSVVQQQQTKVSELEKTVVEHKHQLGEQKRDIQLLKAYMRAIRSANPNLQNLEETIEYNEILEWVNSMQPARVTRWGGMISTPDAVLQAVIKRSLKDSGCPLSIVNDLIENAHERNWPQGLATLETRQMNRRYYENYVAKRIPGKQAVVVMACENQHMGEDMILEPGLVMIFAHGVEEIL